Proteins encoded within one genomic window of Humulus lupulus chromosome 1, drHumLupu1.1, whole genome shotgun sequence:
- the LOC133822718 gene encoding T-complex protein 1 subunit theta-like isoform X2, translated as MALHFCERYKYITFYCVFLLINLLIFRTTGAVAMLSKPNPDDLGHVDSVSVEEIGGARVTVVKNEEGGNSVTTVLLRGITDSILDDIERAVDDGVNTYKVY; from the exons ATGGCACTTCATTTCTGTGAGCGCTACAAGTATATCACCTTCTATTGTGtttttttattgattaacttaCTAATTTTCCGCACTACTGGTGCTGTTGCTATG CTTAGCAAGCCAAACCCAGATGACCTGGGACATGTTGATTCAGTTTCAGTAGAAGAAATTGGTGGTGCTAGG GTCACTGTTGTGAAGAATGAAGAAGGTGGGAACTCTGTAACCACTGTTTTATTGCGAGGAATCACAGATAGCATTTTAGATGACATTGAAAGAGCAGTTGATGATGGAGTAAATACTTACAAG gtatattga
- the LOC133822718 gene encoding T-complex protein 1 subunit theta-like isoform X1: MALHFCERYKYITFYCVFLLINLLIFRTTGAVAMLKLSKPNPDDLGHVDSVSVEEIGGARVTVVKNEEGGNSVTTVLLRGITDSILDDIERAVDDGVNTYKVY, from the exons ATGGCACTTCATTTCTGTGAGCGCTACAAGTATATCACCTTCTATTGTGtttttttattgattaacttaCTAATTTTCCGCACTACTGGTGCTGTTGCTATG TTAAAGCTTAGCAAGCCAAACCCAGATGACCTGGGACATGTTGATTCAGTTTCAGTAGAAGAAATTGGTGGTGCTAGG GTCACTGTTGTGAAGAATGAAGAAGGTGGGAACTCTGTAACCACTGTTTTATTGCGAGGAATCACAGATAGCATTTTAGATGACATTGAAAGAGCAGTTGATGATGGAGTAAATACTTACAAG gtatattga